From Xylanibacter oryzae DSM 17970, a single genomic window includes:
- the rhaD gene encoding rhamnulose-1-phosphate aldolase → MKSILEGRPALKKEVDKIAEVAGYLWQKGWAERNGGNITVNITDLVDDEIKNMPAISEVKQIGVTLPHLKGTYFFCKGTGMRMRDLARWPMDNGSIIRILDDCASYVIIADNPVNPTSELPSHLMVHNHLIEKGSTFKASLHTHPIELIAMTHIRKFMGKDVLTKLLWSMIPETKAFCPKGLGIIPYELPSSVKLAEETVRQLDDYDVAMWEKHGVFAIDNDIMAAFDQVDVLNKSALIYIAAKNMGADPEGMSDAQMVEMTKAFNLPK, encoded by the coding sequence ATGAAAAGTATTCTAGAAGGAAGACCGGCTCTTAAAAAAGAGGTCGATAAGATAGCTGAGGTTGCCGGATACCTTTGGCAAAAAGGATGGGCAGAACGTAATGGTGGTAATATTACTGTTAATATTACAGACCTGGTAGATGATGAAATCAAAAATATGCCCGCTATCAGCGAGGTAAAACAGATTGGTGTTACTCTGCCACATCTTAAAGGCACATATTTCTTCTGTAAAGGTACAGGAATGCGTATGCGCGATTTGGCTCGCTGGCCTATGGATAACGGTAGCATAATCCGTATTCTTGACGACTGTGCAAGTTATGTTATCATTGCAGACAATCCTGTAAATCCTACAAGTGAACTTCCTTCACATCTTATGGTGCATAATCATCTGATAGAAAAGGGTTCTACCTTTAAGGCTTCATTGCATACTCACCCAATAGAATTGATAGCGATGACTCACATACGCAAATTCATGGGCAAAGATGTTTTGACAAAGTTGCTTTGGAGTATGATTCCTGAGACAAAGGCTTTCTGTCCTAAGGGACTGGGTATTATTCCTTACGAATTGCCTAGTAGCGTAAAATTGGCAGAAGAGACTGTACGTCAGTTGGACGATTATGATGTAGCTATGTGGGAGAAACATGGTGTATTTGCTATCGATAATGATATCATGGCTGCTTTCGATCAGGTAGATGTACTTAACAAGAGTGCACTTATTTATATCGCAGCTAAGAATATGGGTGCAGACCCGGAAGGAATGAGTGATGCTCAAATGGTTGAGATGACGAAGGCCTTCAATCTGCCTAAATAA
- a CDS encoding sensor histidine kinase produces the protein MRLRGWFIILIILLCSALTLLITQTFITQKILFYATELLVAVIIAYLFFFYRKVINPIRVIGNGVELLNEQDFSSRLRHVNQKDADRIVDVFNRMIKQLKDERLHVRETNQFLDLLINASPLGVVIVDFDERLSSMNPAAEKFLGVSTEATKGKKINEIDSPLSANLSSLSKDSSSTFQLNDSHIYRCSRLSFIDRGYAHPFFLIESLTEEVMDAEKKAYEKVIRMIAHEVNNTTAGVTSTLDSLCDMLKDTPDSTDIRDVMSACIERCYSMSNFITRFADVVKIPQPQLMVNDLNQLADNCIQTMETKCAENNIRIHKDFADTQVLVTVDAELIEQVIVNIIKNAAESIGEEGDIYCKTSSSPAILEIADTGEGISEDTQKKLFSPFFSTKPNGQGIGLIFIREVLIKHQCRFSLKTYADGITRFRIEFVKINKS, from the coding sequence ATGAGACTGCGGGGCTGGTTTATAATACTCATCATCCTGCTGTGTTCAGCACTTACACTACTGATAACACAGACTTTTATTACGCAAAAGATTCTGTTCTACGCCACAGAATTACTTGTAGCAGTTATCATTGCCTATCTCTTTTTCTTCTACCGCAAGGTCATCAACCCTATTCGCGTGATAGGTAATGGTGTGGAACTGCTTAATGAACAGGACTTCAGTAGCAGACTGCGCCATGTGAATCAGAAAGATGCAGACCGCATTGTTGATGTGTTTAATCGCATGATTAAACAATTGAAGGACGAACGCCTGCATGTCAGAGAGACCAACCAGTTTCTTGATTTGCTGATTAATGCATCACCTCTGGGTGTAGTTATTGTAGACTTTGACGAACGTTTATCATCCATGAATCCGGCTGCAGAGAAGTTTTTGGGAGTTTCAACAGAAGCAACAAAAGGAAAGAAAATCAATGAAATAGACAGTCCCCTATCTGCAAACCTATCGTCGTTGAGTAAAGATTCGTCAAGTACATTCCAACTCAACGACTCGCATATATACCGTTGCAGCCGTTTATCATTTATCGACAGAGGTTATGCTCATCCCTTCTTCCTTATAGAGAGTCTCACCGAAGAGGTTATGGATGCCGAGAAGAAAGCTTACGAAAAAGTTATACGCATGATTGCACACGAGGTCAACAACACTACTGCCGGTGTTACATCCACACTCGACTCTTTATGCGACATGCTGAAAGACACCCCCGACTCTACCGACATACGCGATGTGATGTCTGCCTGCATAGAGCGCTGCTACTCAATGAGCAATTTTATAACCCGATTTGCGGATGTGGTGAAGATTCCACAGCCTCAACTTATGGTCAATGACCTCAATCAACTGGCCGACAACTGCATTCAGACAATGGAGACAAAATGTGCGGAGAACAATATACGTATACATAAGGATTTTGCCGATACACAAGTACTTGTTACTGTTGATGCAGAACTAATAGAGCAAGTGATAGTTAATATCATAAAGAACGCTGCAGAGAGCATCGGAGAAGAAGGTGACATCTATTGCAAGACTTCATCCTCGCCCGCTATACTTGAGATTGCAGATACAGGTGAGGGCATCTCAGAAGACACACAGAAGAAACTATTCAGTCCATTCTTTTCTACCAAACCCAACGGACAGGGTATCGGTCTTATATTCATACGCGAAGTACTGATCAAGCACCAGTGCCGTTTCTCGCTTAAGACTTATGCAGACGGCATTACCAGATTCAGAATAGAATTTGTAAAAATAAATAAATCCTGA
- a CDS encoding sigma-54-dependent transcriptional regulator: MILIIDDDISIRASLSFMLKRAGYEVVAVASPKEAISTIRDTAPQLILMDMNFSLSTSGDEGITLLKQVKLFREDVPIILMTAWGSIDLAVKGMRAGAFDFITKPWNNASLLQRIETALELNSIDGSKDTNSSHNIDTIRQNKNNDFDRSFIIGNSDGLNQVLDVVKRVAKTNASVLITGESGTGKELIAEALHRNSMRMDKNFVKVNLGGISQSLFESEMFGHKKGAFTDASADRIGRFELADKGTIFLDEIGDLDIGSQVKLLRVLQDQTFEPLGDSHAHKVDVRVVSATNADLTKRIAEHSFREDLFYRINLITVHLPALRDRREDIPLLAKHFAYKQCEVNNIPQVEFSQDAMTLLSRLPYSGNIRELKNIVERTIIICAKKILTAGDFEPQINSCSAANATVNSNTAVHSDGLTLDDIERRTIVASLKKHKNNLSHVAFDLGLSRAALYRRLEKYDIDYKK; encoded by the coding sequence ATGATTCTAATTATCGATGATGATATTTCTATCCGCGCTTCTCTCTCGTTCATGTTGAAGCGTGCCGGCTACGAAGTTGTGGCTGTGGCTTCTCCTAAAGAGGCTATCTCAACAATTCGTGATACAGCGCCTCAACTGATATTGATGGATATGAACTTTTCGCTGTCTACATCTGGAGATGAAGGCATAACACTGCTGAAACAGGTGAAACTGTTCAGAGAAGATGTGCCTATAATTCTGATGACGGCATGGGGAAGCATAGACCTCGCTGTAAAGGGAATGCGTGCGGGTGCTTTCGACTTTATCACCAAGCCATGGAATAATGCTTCACTGCTGCAAAGGATAGAGACGGCGTTAGAATTAAACTCTATCGACGGGTCTAAAGATACAAACAGTTCACATAACATAGACACAATACGTCAGAATAAGAATAATGACTTTGACCGCTCGTTTATAATAGGAAACAGCGATGGACTGAATCAAGTTCTTGATGTGGTGAAACGTGTGGCTAAGACTAATGCCTCAGTACTTATTACAGGTGAGAGCGGAACTGGCAAGGAACTTATCGCCGAGGCTCTGCACCGCAATAGTATGCGCATGGATAAGAACTTTGTAAAAGTTAATCTCGGTGGAATATCCCAGTCGCTTTTCGAGAGTGAAATGTTCGGTCATAAGAAGGGTGCCTTCACTGATGCCTCGGCCGACCGTATAGGACGTTTCGAACTAGCAGACAAAGGCACTATATTCCTAGATGAGATTGGCGATTTGGATATAGGCAGTCAGGTAAAACTGTTGCGTGTACTGCAAGATCAAACATTCGAGCCCCTTGGCGACAGTCATGCTCATAAGGTGGATGTGCGTGTGGTATCTGCCACAAATGCCGATCTCACCAAACGTATAGCCGAGCATTCTTTCAGAGAAGATCTGTTCTACCGCATCAATCTTATCACAGTACATCTGCCGGCTCTCAGAGACAGACGTGAGGACATTCCCCTGCTGGCAAAACATTTTGCGTACAAACAATGCGAAGTAAATAATATACCGCAAGTGGAATTCTCGCAAGATGCCATGACTCTGCTATCCCGACTGCCATACAGTGGCAATATACGCGAACTTAAGAATATTGTGGAGCGAACTATCATTATATGCGCCAAGAAAATACTTACGGCCGGTGACTTTGAACCACAGATAAATAGTTGTTCTGCTGCCAACGCCACTGTAAATAGCAACACTGCTGTGCACAGCGATGGACTTACTCTGGATGACATAGAGAGGCGTACGATCGTTGCTTCACTTAAAAAGCATAAGAATAATCTAAGTCATGTGGCATTCGACTTGGGACTAAGCAGGGCTGCATTATACAGAAGACTCGAAAAATATGATATAGACTATAAAAAATGA
- a CDS encoding TolC family protein has protein sequence MKKLIFLISFFLMLMQTKAKAIDNNIKLTLPEAIAMARTQSVDAVVARGELKSAYWAYRTYQADLLPELSFDGTVPQYNKSYSSYQQDDGSYKFIRNNWFGMNGALNVNQNIWLTGGSLSLTTSLDYIKADGMKNFMSVPISLTLNQPIFGVNDSKWKRRIEPVKYREAKAAFITATEEVTMKTIQYFFNLLLAHENVSIAQQNLKNATRLYDIAEARKKMGQVSESDMLRLKLSALNAQSTLTSNESSLNSNMFQLKTFLNISDSTLVDLVIPENMPGMTIRYADVLDKALENNSFALNIRRRQLESDYAVAKAKGDLRSIKLTASVGYSGIGNDKLSYAYNALKNNTIVSVGFSIPILDWGKRRGEVKVAESNREITESKIRQEQQTFNQDIFLLVEHFNNQSKQLNIATEADSIAQRRYKTSIETFMIGKINTLDLNDAQVNKDESRQKNISELFYYWYYYYQLRSLTLWDFAKNKGIDADFDEIIKR, from the coding sequence ATGAAAAAACTTATATTTCTAATTTCATTTTTTCTTATGCTGATGCAAACAAAGGCAAAGGCAATTGACAATAACATAAAGTTGACACTTCCCGAGGCCATAGCGATGGCTCGTACACAGAGTGTAGATGCAGTGGTAGCGCGTGGTGAATTAAAGTCGGCTTACTGGGCATACCGCACATACCAGGCCGATTTGCTCCCCGAACTATCATTCGATGGCACAGTACCACAATACAATAAGAGCTACAGTTCATATCAACAAGATGATGGATCTTATAAATTCATCCGAAATAACTGGTTTGGCATGAATGGTGCATTAAATGTTAATCAAAATATCTGGCTGACGGGTGGTTCTCTCTCACTTACCACCTCTTTAGATTATATAAAGGCGGACGGCATGAAAAACTTCATGTCTGTCCCCATCAGCCTTACTCTTAATCAACCGATATTCGGAGTAAACGACTCGAAATGGAAGCGTCGCATCGAACCTGTGAAATATCGTGAGGCTAAAGCCGCTTTCATAACAGCCACTGAGGAAGTTACGATGAAGACAATACAATACTTCTTCAATCTGCTACTTGCACATGAGAATGTTAGTATAGCACAACAGAATCTCAAGAATGCTACGCGACTATATGATATAGCCGAAGCAAGAAAAAAGATGGGACAGGTAAGCGAGAGTGATATGCTGCGACTAAAACTCTCGGCCCTCAATGCACAAAGTACATTGACAAGTAATGAGAGCTCGCTTAACAGTAATATGTTTCAGCTTAAAACATTTTTGAACATTAGCGACAGTACATTGGTAGACTTGGTAATACCCGAAAATATGCCTGGAATGACTATCCGTTATGCTGATGTACTGGACAAAGCACTAGAGAATAATTCATTTGCACTAAACATTCGTCGCCGACAGTTGGAGTCTGATTATGCAGTAGCCAAAGCAAAGGGCGATTTGAGAAGTATAAAACTTACAGCATCTGTGGGTTATAGTGGCATAGGCAACGACAAGCTCAGTTATGCGTATAATGCTCTTAAGAATAATACCATCGTTAGTGTAGGTTTCAGCATTCCTATACTTGACTGGGGCAAGCGCCGTGGTGAGGTAAAGGTGGCTGAGAGCAATCGCGAAATAACTGAGAGTAAAATTAGACAGGAGCAGCAGACTTTCAATCAAGACATATTCTTATTGGTGGAACATTTCAATAACCAAAGCAAGCAACTGAACATTGCCACCGAAGCCGACAGCATTGCTCAACGTAGGTACAAGACTAGTATAGAGACGTTTATGATAGGTAAAATAAATACCCTTGACCTGAATGATGCTCAGGTAAATAAAGACGAGTCACGTCAGAAAAACATATCTGAGCTTTTCTATTATTGGTATTATTACTATCAGTTGCGCAGTCTCACCCTATGGGATTTTGCAAAAAATAAAGGTATAGATGCCGACTTTGATGAAATAATTAAACGGTAA
- a CDS encoding ABC transporter permease encodes MNKKLFKQIRNEWRFNIWIFVELLIVSVVMWFITDYMYIQVNNYIEPHGFDISHCYLINMGKLTPNSHEYNPADTTDNDDRAELLNRLRHRPEIEAVSLSQNSYPYDGSNSSSIVRHDTIKVGNYDFILRRLVTPDFVRVFRYQGTNGETPEQLADLLSKDNILLSDNLFNKHKMPSLRQLVGKVFHISVDTTKNYILGASITPVRYDDFESNKYSYTCVAKLGKEHYKDMNELCVRVRDNMDHDFIENLWRDADKQLRIGNLYISDIQSFNNIRTSFERGSMNDVRNYTTGGVFLMLNIFLGILGTFWFRTQQRRGEIALFKALGSTNHDVFLRQISEGLILLSVATLFAIIIDFNLAFTNLNTSQDGTYLAPIRFIITVVISYLLTALMIIVGTWFPARKAMSIQPAEALHEE; translated from the coding sequence ATGAACAAAAAACTATTCAAACAGATACGCAACGAATGGCGTTTCAATATATGGATATTCGTAGAGCTACTGATTGTGAGTGTGGTTATGTGGTTCATAACCGACTACATGTACATACAAGTAAACAACTATATTGAGCCACATGGTTTTGATATATCACATTGTTACCTAATTAATATGGGCAAACTTACGCCTAACAGTCACGAATATAATCCTGCAGACACAACAGACAATGATGATCGTGCAGAACTTCTAAACCGTCTGCGACATCGGCCGGAGATAGAGGCTGTCAGTCTTTCTCAAAACTCTTATCCTTATGATGGGAGTAATAGCAGCTCAATCGTTCGTCATGACACAATAAAGGTAGGCAACTACGACTTTATATTACGCCGACTTGTTACGCCCGACTTTGTACGTGTTTTCCGCTATCAAGGTACGAACGGCGAAACGCCAGAGCAGTTGGCAGATCTTCTCAGTAAAGATAATATACTTTTATCTGACAATTTATTTAACAAACATAAAATGCCATCACTCAGACAACTCGTTGGCAAGGTATTCCATATTAGTGTTGATACAACAAAGAACTACATACTCGGCGCCTCTATCACCCCTGTAAGATATGATGATTTTGAAAGTAATAAATATTCATATACATGCGTTGCCAAACTAGGCAAGGAACACTACAAAGATATGAATGAGCTCTGTGTGAGAGTGCGTGATAATATGGACCACGACTTCATTGAAAATTTATGGCGCGATGCCGACAAACAACTACGGATTGGTAATCTGTATATCAGTGATATACAATCATTCAATAATATCCGTACCTCTTTTGAGAGGGGCAGCATGAATGATGTACGCAATTATACAACAGGAGGAGTATTCCTGATGTTAAACATATTTCTTGGCATCCTTGGTACATTTTGGTTCCGCACGCAGCAAAGACGAGGAGAAATTGCTCTGTTCAAGGCACTTGGAAGTACTAATCACGATGTTTTTCTTCGTCAAATATCCGAGGGACTGATTCTGCTATCCGTAGCTACTTTATTCGCAATAATAATAGACTTTAATCTTGCTTTTACAAATCTTAACACATCTCAGGATGGTACCTATCTTGCACCTATTCGCTTCATTATAACAGTAGTGATTTCTTATCTACTCACTGCACTAATGATAATAGTAGGAACATGGTTCCCTGCACGCAAGGCAATGTCTATTCAGCCTGCAGAAGCTTTACACGAAGAATAG
- a CDS encoding ABC transporter permease: protein MKTIIKQTYQQLKEQPLISIVSIAGTALSLFLIMLVVMMQQVKVAPFSPESNRDRMLHVKFGSVKTKDGESNGPMSLYMINAVYKKMKTPEAVTIYTFYSTRQPLSANGKKSFTADVKLTDATFWHVFDFEYIYGKPYNEADFKAGISLAVISRSTARRLFNTTGNVVGSTFMLQHIPYKVAAVVNDVSTLATMSYSQIWIPYTTDQEICNSVWNNVMGEFSTTILMHSPKDEAKVHAEAVANVNKFNLTIKDNGIKILNRNRPYNTEKGAISFGANIEPDVSAAHRTQLIVFLILLIVPAINLSSMTHSRLRQRISEIGIRRAFGCTQWSIASQIITENMIVTLCAGALGLLMSITCGYCFNELLFTPEVSFSYNNPPIVNTSILIHMSTFIYALAFCFVLNLLSTGIPAWQACKTSIINDLNGRR from the coding sequence ATGAAGACAATAATCAAACAAACATACCAGCAGCTAAAAGAGCAGCCACTCATAAGTATTGTGAGTATTGCAGGAACAGCTCTATCGCTATTTCTGATCATGCTTGTTGTTATGATGCAACAAGTTAAGGTAGCACCATTTTCACCAGAAAGCAATCGTGATAGAATGCTACACGTGAAATTCGGATCTGTAAAGACAAAAGATGGAGAGAGTAATGGACCGATGTCTTTATATATGATAAACGCTGTATATAAGAAGATGAAAACGCCTGAGGCAGTTACTATCTATACTTTTTATTCTACACGTCAGCCACTATCTGCAAATGGAAAAAAATCATTTACAGCCGACGTCAAACTTACCGATGCAACTTTTTGGCATGTGTTCGATTTTGAATACATATACGGTAAGCCATACAATGAGGCTGATTTCAAGGCCGGGATATCTTTAGCCGTAATCAGTCGTTCAACAGCAAGACGACTATTCAATACTACAGGGAATGTAGTAGGAAGCACCTTTATGCTACAACATATACCATATAAAGTTGCAGCAGTTGTAAATGACGTTTCTACTCTTGCAACAATGTCATACTCACAAATATGGATACCATATACTACCGATCAAGAAATATGTAATAGTGTTTGGAATAACGTTATGGGTGAGTTCAGCACAACAATATTAATGCATTCTCCTAAGGATGAAGCAAAAGTACACGCTGAAGCCGTAGCTAATGTAAACAAGTTTAATCTCACAATAAAAGACAATGGAATAAAAATATTGAACCGCAATCGCCCTTATAATACAGAAAAGGGAGCAATCAGTTTCGGAGCAAATATAGAACCGGATGTCTCTGCAGCACATCGCACACAACTGATTGTGTTCCTTATCCTTCTAATTGTTCCAGCCATCAACTTGAGTAGCATGACACACAGTCGTCTGCGCCAACGCATATCAGAGATAGGTATACGTAGAGCCTTCGGTTGCACGCAATGGAGCATAGCCAGCCAAATAATCACCGAGAATATGATCGTAACACTATGCGCAGGAGCATTAGGATTGTTAATGAGTATAACTTGCGGATACTGTTTCAATGAATTACTCTTCACGCCTGAAGTTTCGTTTTCATACAACAATCCACCGATTGTGAACACCAGTATACTTATCCACATGTCCACATTTATTTATGCACTTGCATTCTGTTTCGTACTGAATCTTCTTAGCACTGGTATACCGGCATGGCAAGCATGCAAAACCTCAATTATTAATGACTTAAATGGAAGGAGATAA